One Thermoanaerobacter uzonensis DSM 18761 genomic window, TTTAACTACTTCCATTACTAAAAGAGGTAGAATTGACATTGTAATAATTATATCCCAGTCATAAATATTAATATTCCTAAGTCCAAATATAGTGTTTATTGGGGTCACAATTAAAATAACCTGTAATAAAATTGCCACTATCAAAGCAAAAATCATGTATTTGTTTGT contains:
- a CDS encoding cation transporting ATPase C-terminal domain-containing protein; protein product: MIFALIVAILLQVILIVTPINTIFGLRNINIYDWDIIITMSILPLLVMEVVKFFRKEY